The genome window TAGGTTGACCGGTCAAACTCCTCAGAATACCGTCGGTGGCGGGATGTTTCGCAGTCGTTCACCCGCTATGCCCTCTTGCTCCACGGCGGGTCTACCAACACCTCCGCCAACCGGCGCAATCGGCGCACTCGGACACTCACTTGGACTTGGACTCGGACTAGGTTTAGGCGGCAACAATACTCCGGCAGCCAACACAAACGACGCAAAGGCGGGCATGTCGCCCCTATCTCAGCAATCTAGCGAGACTAGCGCTTTCAGTTGGAGAACGAACACCGCAAATCGTACTCTGAGTCCTCAACGCAAGAAAGGGACGACGGATGGAATgaggtcgagaagcacTTCGCCTTTCAAAGCATAAACCTTAGCCGAGCGGTGACGTGTCCCCGCTCGCACTCTTGTCTCCTCTGTGGCTCGCATACACGATAGTTGCGGCTCGTGAACGCACGCCTTCCTTCACATTGTAAAATGTCTAGCTTGCTTTGGCACCttcgattcacgatttctgCTACGCATCTACATCACATAGTCTCGTATCTGTGGCTcgaacaatcacgaatttctCTTGTCTGTTTCGCTCTTTTGCCTAGCTGGTACTCGCATTGACCCTCattctcgctcgctcgttgcaTGTCATTCAACAACATTTCTCTCATTTCACATTTTGACAACTAGCTTGCCCGTTGTCTTCCTGCTTTTGATGTCCGCAAATGCTCTCCTCATATCCTCGGTGGTGAAGGGATACTCTTCGTGAACGTTGATCTTGACGTTTCCCTGCTGGATAAGGTCGAAGAGCTCTTGTGAATACCGTTCTCTCTCTTCCCTGGTGGTGACGTAGTTGAACAGCGTTGGGCGGACCACTTTGAGGTTCTTGGAGGCGAGTTTGAGCGGGGCGAACGCGGGGACCGGACCGGAAGCGTTACCGAACGTGACGATGGTTGCTTTTCGCGCGGCGATTTCAAAGTTGCTTTCCCACGTGTCGGCTCCTACGCcgtcgaggatggcgtcgacgccgTGGTCTTGGGTGATGTGTTTGATCGCGGCGATGTACTGCGCTGGGTCTTGCTTGTTGTAGCGCAGAGCGTGGATGGCGCCGTGCTGTTTTGCGAGCTGACATTTTTCTTCAGTTGAGGTAACAGCGATCACGTTGGCTCCAAACGCTTTGCCCATCTGACAGAGCAGCAGGCCGACGCcgccagctgcag of Mycosarcoma maydis chromosome 7, whole genome shotgun sequence contains these proteins:
- a CDS encoding uncharacterized protein (related to NADPH2:quinone reductase): MSTIQALQIQSQGGPEVVQVRCIPAPTLSGSGQVIVRNEYAGVNMIDTYHFGGLYPLKCPIVIGQESAGVVEAVDADVTSVAVGDRVVQYGGGSYTEKQLLNAERVIKLPESISTKTAAAAYLQGLTALTLLKEAHPVKQGDWILVTAAAGGVGLLLCQMGKAFGANVIAVTSTEEKCQLAKQHGAIHALRYNKQDPAQYIAAIKHITQDHGVDAILDGVGADTWESNFEIAARKATIVTFGNASGPVPAFAPLKLASKNLKVVRPTLFNYVTTREERERYSQELFDLIQQGNVKINVHEEYPFTTEDMRRAFADIKSRKTTGKLVVKM